The Hahella sp. HNIBRBA332 genome window below encodes:
- a CDS encoding ogr/Delta-like zinc finger family protein, with protein sequence MQINCPECGNKAIITSRQVLDPKLANLYCVCKYAECGHSFVMNLAFSHTLSPSSFQAKRMMVEMLRGMDKAEQLELLAQARSNA encoded by the coding sequence ATGCAAATCAACTGTCCTGAATGTGGAAACAAAGCAATAATTACAAGCCGTCAGGTGCTGGACCCTAAACTGGCTAATCTATATTGCGTCTGTAAATATGCCGAATGCGGCCATTCATTTGTAATGAATCTGGCATTTAGTCACACGCTTAGCCCTTCTTCATTTCAGGCTAAGCGAATGATGGTTGAGATGCTAAGAGGAATGGACAAGGCCGAACAGTTAGAACTGCTGGCCCAGGCGCGAAGCAACGCATAG
- a CDS encoding 3'-5' exonuclease produces MNRNQLELLKLFKEWIYNLDVVVLDTETTGLDDQAEVIEVSVMDMRGNVLFDQLVRPLNPVPADASEIHGVTNEKLADKPNFPDVYHSLKRVISGKTVVAYNANFDNRLLMQTCSAYGLPMIEADWRCAMMAYARYWGEVDAKRGGYRRQSLAKAAAQMGITVNGAHRAVADCFTTVEVIRTAFSKLLIADLMMADLSPTAG; encoded by the coding sequence ATGAATCGTAATCAATTAGAACTGTTGAAGCTTTTTAAAGAATGGATATACAACCTGGACGTGGTGGTGCTGGATACGGAAACCACGGGACTGGACGACCAGGCGGAAGTGATAGAGGTCAGCGTCATGGACATGCGCGGGAATGTATTGTTTGACCAGTTGGTGCGCCCACTTAATCCAGTGCCGGCGGACGCCTCCGAGATTCACGGCGTCACCAACGAAAAACTGGCGGACAAGCCGAACTTTCCAGATGTTTACCACTCGCTAAAGCGGGTAATCAGCGGTAAAACCGTGGTGGCTTACAACGCGAACTTCGACAACCGTCTGTTAATGCAGACCTGTAGCGCATATGGACTGCCAATGATCGAAGCGGACTGGCGCTGCGCCATGATGGCTTACGCAAGATACTGGGGAGAGGTGGACGCCAAACGAGGCGGCTACAGAAGGCAGAGCTTGGCCAAGGCCGCCGCGCAAATGGGCATAACAGTGAATGGAGCCCACCGAGCCGTGGCGGACTGCTTCACCACGGTGGAGGTAATTAGAACGGCCTTCTCCAAACTCCTTATCGCTGATCTAATGATGGCGGATCTGTCGCCTACCGCTGGTTAG
- a CDS encoding acylase, translating into MLHLGKWPRGYRGVVLMLALGLTGCFEQPVAFDDDGVLEARIRRTEFGAPHIEADNLQSLAFGSGYAFAEDNICILADQIIKYNSQRSRYFGPDQTPGSGDSQNLINDFGYLALELRKQAEEGLDAMSDASRALLSGYASGYNKYLMDVGSDHIDPTCAGQPWVRPISDVDLLTYSLGLGLIPGSSGFLTQIYVAAPPGDSYLPQMADSGLPPPWTSNSPAPVELAALPNKSTLGLGSNGWALGKRKTANGKGMLLANPHFPFTGNLRFWQQHLTIPGAMNVMGASVAGVPGVVNIGFNEHVAWTHTYSTAEHFVVYELQLDPEDSTGMTYFVDGERRRIQKRSYVIDVKVAPDTVFALSKDLYVSDYGPMVVHPEVLPWGETSEGGFVGYSLKDANRENFDLIDTWLGLNLSRDMADVRKVFKQFDGVIFNNTLVVNEEGDAFYIDDSTVPALSPEAEKALTTDTKWRKLREQLEFTVLPGDASVYDFKGASPFSKAPKLMRFDFVQNSNDSYWLTNPASPIRGVSTLYGPVDNEQSWRSRMGQRLLTDAAGWDGRFTLPELKEALLNNRSYLGEEILEDLLAACRARGDEPVIVNGEPVDLTEGCYALSLWDGVMNADSRGGVLFREFAWQFDQDPQWRKPFSPQDPLHTPNTLDPNDKVLEQLATAIWYVRAAGLSLETTLGEAQFVEMSALDGSPSGVRFPWSGAAHIEGGFNVFNPWIKPDGTLLPRHTYPFLPGSNISAEAIGYHLAHGSSWIMAVSFTVNGPVAEGLLTYSQSANPESPYYLDQTELYSQQPRLRPLRFREQDIAAHTQSELHIRLDTN; encoded by the coding sequence ATGTTGCATTTGGGAAAATGGCCACGGGGTTATCGCGGCGTCGTACTGATGCTGGCCTTGGGATTGACGGGTTGCTTCGAGCAACCGGTCGCCTTTGACGACGATGGGGTGCTGGAGGCGCGCATCCGGCGCACGGAGTTTGGCGCGCCGCACATTGAAGCGGATAACCTGCAAAGTCTCGCATTCGGTTCGGGATACGCCTTCGCCGAGGATAATATCTGCATCCTGGCGGATCAGATCATCAAATATAACAGTCAGCGCTCCCGTTATTTTGGGCCGGATCAGACTCCCGGATCCGGCGACTCGCAAAACCTTATCAACGATTTCGGCTATCTGGCTCTGGAGCTGCGTAAGCAGGCGGAAGAGGGGTTGGACGCCATGAGCGACGCCAGTCGGGCGTTGCTATCAGGCTACGCCAGCGGCTACAACAAGTATCTGATGGATGTGGGTAGTGATCATATCGACCCCACTTGCGCCGGCCAGCCCTGGGTGCGTCCCATCTCTGATGTGGACCTGCTGACCTATTCACTTGGCCTGGGCTTGATACCGGGCTCCTCCGGTTTCCTGACGCAGATCTATGTCGCCGCGCCGCCGGGAGACAGCTATTTACCGCAGATGGCGGACAGTGGGCTGCCACCGCCCTGGACCTCCAATTCTCCTGCTCCTGTTGAACTCGCTGCTCTGCCAAACAAATCGACGTTGGGATTAGGCTCCAACGGCTGGGCTTTGGGTAAGCGTAAAACCGCTAACGGCAAGGGCATGTTGCTGGCCAACCCGCACTTTCCCTTCACGGGCAATCTGCGATTCTGGCAGCAACATCTGACGATACCGGGGGCCATGAACGTGATGGGCGCATCGGTGGCGGGCGTGCCCGGCGTGGTGAATATCGGCTTCAATGAGCATGTCGCCTGGACGCACACCTATTCCACTGCGGAACACTTTGTTGTTTACGAGTTGCAGCTGGACCCGGAAGATTCAACGGGTATGACTTATTTTGTGGATGGCGAGCGGCGCCGTATTCAGAAGCGGAGTTATGTCATTGATGTAAAGGTGGCGCCGGATACCGTGTTTGCGCTGAGCAAAGATCTGTATGTCAGCGACTACGGCCCCATGGTCGTGCATCCTGAAGTGCTGCCTTGGGGCGAGACGTCGGAGGGCGGTTTTGTGGGCTATAGCCTCAAGGACGCCAATCGGGAAAATTTCGATCTGATCGATACCTGGCTGGGCTTGAACCTGTCCCGCGATATGGCGGATGTCCGCAAGGTTTTCAAACAGTTTGATGGCGTCATCTTCAATAACACGTTGGTGGTGAATGAAGAAGGCGATGCATTTTATATCGATGACTCAACGGTCCCTGCATTGAGCCCCGAAGCCGAGAAGGCGCTGACCACCGATACCAAGTGGAGAAAGCTACGGGAGCAGCTTGAGTTCACCGTCTTGCCCGGCGACGCTTCTGTCTACGATTTCAAGGGGGCGTCTCCTTTTTCCAAAGCGCCGAAACTCATGCGCTTCGACTTTGTGCAAAACTCCAACGACAGTTATTGGCTGACTAACCCCGCCAGTCCGATACGGGGTGTTTCTACCCTGTACGGGCCAGTGGATAACGAGCAGTCATGGCGCTCACGCATGGGGCAGCGACTGCTGACGGACGCCGCCGGTTGGGATGGACGCTTCACCCTGCCTGAACTAAAAGAGGCGCTGTTGAACAATCGCTCTTATTTAGGGGAGGAGATCCTGGAAGATCTGTTGGCCGCCTGCAGGGCGCGCGGCGATGAGCCGGTAATCGTCAACGGCGAACCTGTGGACCTCACTGAAGGCTGTTACGCATTGAGTTTGTGGGACGGCGTGATGAATGCGGATAGTCGGGGCGGGGTGTTGTTTCGGGAGTTCGCCTGGCAGTTTGATCAAGACCCGCAATGGCGTAAGCCATTTTCTCCTCAGGACCCTCTCCATACGCCTAACACACTTGACCCGAACGACAAGGTGCTGGAGCAATTGGCCACGGCGATATGGTATGTGCGAGCAGCGGGGCTGTCTCTGGAGACGACCTTGGGGGAAGCGCAGTTTGTTGAAATGAGCGCGCTCGACGGCTCTCCGAGCGGCGTACGCTTCCCGTGGAGCGGCGCCGCCCATATCGAAGGCGGCTTCAATGTGTTCAACCCCTGGATTAAGCCGGATGGAACCCTGCTGCCCCGGCATACTTATCCTTTCCTCCCCGGGTCAAACATCAGCGCGGAGGCGATAGGTTATCACCTGGCTCATGGATCGAGCTGGATAATGGCGGTGAGTTTCACCGTTAATGGGCCGGTCGCGGAAGGCTTGCTGACATACTCCCAGTCCGCTAACCCGGAGTCGCCCTACTATCTGGATCAGACGGAGCTGTATTCGCAGCAGCCGCGATTGCGTCCATTGCGCTTTCGCGAGCAGGATATCGCAGCCCATACGCAATCGGAGCTGCACATCAGGCTGGATACCAATTAG
- a CDS encoding tyrosine-type recombinase/integrase yields the protein MAIKKVATGWQVDLRPEGREGKRVRKTFPKLVQAKNWETDQKAKALTGEWAAPQKDKRRLTELVNTWHELHGYTLKDSENLLRVLTATCKRLGDPVATSLTSEDWLIYRKKRLKQKVHNRDKFVEPKTINHEQIYLSAVFNKLIRLKNWRHENPLKGVSKLPIDEPDLSYLEKDQIKVLLAALESSINPNVLTITKICLSTGARWGEAEKLHAEHVRHGKLHFVGTKNSKARAVPVSEELIKEILTGRPSSGRLFKETSYRAFENGIKRAKLVLPGGQKTHILRHTFASHYMINDGNILKLKYILGHGSLAMTIRYAKLAPNHLAEALTKNPLATL from the coding sequence ATGGCGATAAAAAAAGTTGCTACAGGATGGCAGGTCGATTTAAGGCCAGAAGGGCGTGAAGGGAAAAGAGTAAGAAAAACATTTCCCAAGTTAGTACAGGCTAAAAATTGGGAAACGGATCAAAAGGCAAAAGCTCTTACAGGTGAGTGGGCTGCACCACAGAAGGATAAGAGACGCCTTACTGAGTTAGTGAACACGTGGCATGAACTCCACGGTTATACACTGAAGGACTCTGAGAACCTTCTCAGGGTTTTAACTGCAACTTGTAAAAGGCTTGGCGACCCAGTAGCAACAAGCCTCACAAGTGAGGACTGGCTGATTTATAGAAAAAAACGATTAAAGCAGAAGGTGCATAATAGGGATAAATTTGTCGAGCCAAAGACAATCAATCACGAGCAAATCTATCTTTCTGCCGTTTTCAATAAGCTGATAAGACTTAAAAACTGGAGGCATGAGAACCCCCTTAAAGGCGTATCAAAATTACCAATAGATGAGCCTGACTTATCTTATCTGGAAAAAGACCAAATTAAGGTATTACTGGCTGCGCTGGAAAGTTCTATAAACCCTAACGTTTTGACTATTACGAAAATATGTCTTTCTACTGGGGCTAGGTGGGGAGAGGCTGAAAAGCTTCACGCTGAACATGTCAGGCATGGAAAGTTGCACTTTGTTGGTACTAAAAACAGCAAAGCCAGGGCTGTCCCAGTTTCAGAGGAGCTTATCAAAGAAATACTAACGGGAAGACCTAGCTCTGGCCGACTTTTTAAGGAGACATCATATCGAGCATTTGAAAACGGGATAAAGCGGGCGAAGTTAGTTCTTCCTGGAGGGCAAAAGACGCACATTTTGCGTCACACTTTTGCGTCCCACTATATGATCAACGATGGCAATATTCTCAAGCTCAAATACATTCTTGGTCATGGCTCTTTGGCAATGACTATACGTTATGCCAAGCTTGCCCCTAATCACCTAGCTGAAGCCCTAACCAAGAACCCCCTAGCCACCCTATAA
- a CDS encoding DNA-binding protein, whose product MKNNLSFPSPIMTKKAFAACSGLREEQIRGQIARGYLPVKYIGRLVLINVARLTKDCLEESEKSK is encoded by the coding sequence ATGAAAAATAACCTTTCTTTCCCCTCTCCAATCATGACTAAAAAAGCTTTTGCGGCATGCTCTGGACTTCGGGAGGAACAAATTAGAGGACAAATAGCACGCGGCTATTTGCCGGTTAAATATATCGGTAGGTTGGTGCTGATTAACGTTGCTAGGTTAACGAAGGACTGTCTAGAAGAAAGTGAAAAGAGTAAGTGA
- a CDS encoding toprim domain-containing protein: MQTFDNRNEIAEALASDGQFAFKRVGEYLQQGKCPNCGKKELFVSMKEPWRVSCNRLKHCGYSETTREIYPELFNNYSERFPTTEANPNATADAYLAHNRRFPLSEMVGWYEQGNYKLPKSQEWCNTVRFYLNSDRTLYWERLIDKQKDDGQRINFSGKRHNVNGRWVLVDPVKGKWWMPPTQELKQGDRVYIVEGIFHALALHFSERKAVAILAAGYYPSEAIKPYLGKKITWVLALDDDAAGRKSMKSHYTKLQMAGEKVEISLTGTSKDWDDLYRLDRINDTFLQEAQYRGKMFTAQSVMWKAYAYYLWKRHSYFVIDFENRLYSVSVDLHKLSEALDGAALTLGKGYDSFSQHCTAFPISNFVPELLYAERDEILDEKFYVFRVQYSSNNADALIPFDGSNIDTPSSFHKAMITKGYGAFSGSSKDMAMLHEQWLNRKVKEIQSIPYVGYHADSQAYVYQTFAFSKGKQLELNAEGYFELERGGIKTSFKGFRVQPGEFNPEWIDNFITTFSWQGLTALAFWLGSLFVQQIRAKHKSFPFLELTGDPGAGKSTLIEFLWKLLGRDDYEGFDAMKATAAGRRRAFTQSSNMPLVLIESDRGDESDVKKKQFDFDEFKPFFNGRAVGTLGVAKRGNDTEEPLFLGGLVLAQNAEVDGSPPLLQRITHCHCTTEHHTLDTRKLAQWFERQSVDQVAGFLPKALENETQILNTFFNEFNHYEEVFTSRGEIKTSLQRLVKNHAQLMAAAKALRHIFPTLNESAFSGLSDYLYGRALSRQERLADDHPAVAEFWESFEYLNAQPDPNAFASSALVEVLNHAVGTGNIAVNLNHFDEVCRTHGQKSLDLKALKKLLPNSQRYKFIETGKVYSRSLNKTIHCWIFKR; encoded by the coding sequence ATGCAAACTTTTGATAACAGAAACGAAATAGCGGAGGCGCTGGCCAGCGATGGCCAGTTCGCTTTCAAACGCGTAGGGGAATACCTACAGCAGGGCAAGTGCCCAAACTGCGGAAAGAAAGAGCTTTTCGTCAGCATGAAAGAGCCCTGGCGCGTCAGCTGTAACCGCTTAAAGCATTGCGGCTATAGCGAGACAACCCGGGAGATATACCCGGAACTTTTCAATAACTACTCCGAACGCTTTCCTACTACGGAGGCGAACCCAAACGCCACGGCGGACGCCTACCTGGCGCACAATCGCCGTTTCCCTCTTAGTGAAATGGTGGGCTGGTATGAGCAAGGCAATTACAAGCTGCCCAAGTCTCAGGAGTGGTGTAATACGGTACGTTTCTATCTGAACAGCGACCGGACCCTTTATTGGGAACGGTTGATCGACAAACAGAAGGACGACGGCCAGCGCATTAACTTCAGCGGCAAACGCCATAACGTCAATGGGCGATGGGTGTTGGTTGATCCGGTTAAGGGCAAGTGGTGGATGCCGCCGACCCAGGAGCTTAAACAAGGTGATCGGGTTTATATCGTAGAGGGGATCTTTCACGCCCTGGCGCTGCACTTTTCCGAACGTAAGGCGGTGGCGATCCTGGCCGCCGGCTATTACCCAAGCGAGGCGATAAAACCCTATCTAGGGAAAAAAATCACTTGGGTGTTGGCGTTGGATGATGACGCAGCGGGCCGCAAGAGCATGAAGTCCCATTACACCAAGCTCCAGATGGCGGGTGAAAAAGTTGAGATATCTCTAACCGGAACCAGCAAGGACTGGGACGACCTTTACCGCCTGGATAGGATCAACGATACGTTCCTGCAGGAAGCGCAATACCGGGGGAAAATGTTCACCGCGCAAAGCGTGATGTGGAAGGCGTACGCGTACTATTTATGGAAGCGTCATTCTTACTTCGTTATCGACTTTGAGAACCGGCTGTATTCGGTTTCTGTGGACTTACATAAGCTGTCCGAAGCTCTGGACGGTGCAGCATTGACGCTAGGTAAAGGCTACGATTCGTTTAGCCAGCACTGCACAGCCTTCCCAATCAGTAACTTTGTGCCGGAACTGCTTTATGCAGAGCGCGACGAGATCCTGGACGAAAAGTTTTATGTGTTCCGGGTGCAGTACAGCAGCAATAACGCGGATGCGTTAATCCCATTTGACGGGAGCAACATCGACACGCCATCAAGCTTTCATAAGGCGATGATCACCAAAGGCTATGGCGCGTTTTCCGGTAGCTCCAAAGACATGGCCATGCTGCATGAGCAGTGGTTAAACCGTAAGGTCAAAGAGATTCAATCCATTCCTTATGTGGGTTACCACGCCGACAGCCAGGCCTACGTCTACCAGACCTTTGCATTCAGCAAAGGTAAACAACTGGAACTGAATGCGGAGGGGTATTTTGAACTGGAGCGGGGCGGCATCAAAACCAGCTTCAAGGGCTTTCGGGTGCAGCCTGGAGAGTTTAACCCGGAATGGATCGACAACTTTATAACCACCTTTTCCTGGCAGGGATTAACGGCGCTGGCCTTCTGGCTGGGCTCGTTGTTCGTTCAGCAGATCCGGGCGAAGCATAAGAGCTTCCCCTTTCTTGAACTGACGGGCGATCCGGGCGCTGGTAAATCCACGCTGATCGAGTTTCTTTGGAAACTCTTGGGCCGCGACGACTACGAAGGATTCGACGCCATGAAGGCGACAGCCGCCGGACGTCGGCGCGCATTCACGCAAAGCTCTAACATGCCGCTGGTGTTGATCGAGTCCGACCGGGGCGACGAGTCGGACGTGAAAAAGAAGCAGTTTGATTTCGACGAGTTTAAGCCCTTCTTTAACGGGCGCGCGGTCGGAACGTTGGGCGTCGCCAAGCGTGGCAACGACACGGAAGAGCCGCTCTTTTTAGGCGGCCTGGTGCTTGCGCAAAATGCCGAGGTGGACGGATCGCCGCCCCTGCTGCAACGGATCACGCATTGTCACTGTACGACGGAACACCACACGCTAGACACGCGAAAGCTGGCGCAGTGGTTCGAACGGCAAAGCGTCGATCAGGTGGCGGGCTTTCTGCCTAAGGCGCTGGAGAATGAAACGCAGATCCTAAACACGTTCTTCAACGAGTTTAATCACTATGAGGAAGTCTTCACCAGCCGCGGGGAAATTAAAACCAGCCTGCAGCGCTTGGTGAAAAACCACGCCCAGTTAATGGCGGCTGCAAAAGCGTTGCGGCATATCTTCCCAACCCTTAATGAAAGCGCTTTCAGTGGTTTGAGCGATTATCTGTATGGACGGGCTCTCAGTCGCCAGGAGCGCCTGGCGGACGACCATCCGGCGGTGGCGGAGTTCTGGGAGTCTTTCGAGTATCTGAACGCGCAGCCGGACCCTAACGCGTTTGCATCCAGCGCCCTGGTGGAAGTTCTAAACCACGCCGTCGGGACGGGAAACATCGCCGTTAACCTGAACCATTTTGACGAGGTGTGTCGCACTCACGGCCAGAAGTCACTGGACCTCAAGGCCCTAAAGAAACTGCTGCCCAACAGCCAGCGCTACAAGTTCATTGAAACAGGGAAGGTTTATTCCAGGAGTCTCAATAAAACGATTCATTGCTGGATATTTAAGCGCTAA
- a CDS encoding XRE family transcriptional regulator, with the protein MKLKAGERLKGLREFAGLTRQDFSNVTNIELPRLTNIEKLRVKVSEDEFAKVGLLFPEVVQWLVFEGDISLEALRASEQKYCRLIAAKFEAGQTPEGYGLEEKIK; encoded by the coding sequence ATGAAGCTAAAGGCAGGTGAACGGCTAAAGGGGTTGCGTGAATTCGCGGGGCTTACTCGGCAGGATTTTTCAAACGTAACTAATATTGAGCTTCCCAGGCTGACCAATATAGAAAAACTCAGGGTGAAAGTTTCAGAGGATGAGTTTGCAAAGGTTGGTTTGCTATTTCCTGAGGTAGTGCAATGGTTGGTTTTTGAGGGGGATATATCACTCGAAGCATTGAGAGCAAGTGAGCAGAAGTATTGCCGGCTAATAGCTGCAAAATTTGAAGCAGGACAAACCCCGGAGGGGTACGGCTTAGAGGAAAAAATTAAGTAA
- the rtcR gene encoding RNA repair transcriptional activator RtcR — protein MAIKKRKYKVVFGFLGSTMDAVSRRRGKYEKRWQRWRPTVSIAQHPEAFPVDRLVLLYNPQDRELADEVVGDIGDVAPKLQVDLQQLDFDAPWDLHQVFPKLYQFIDGYPFDTEKEEYFFHITTGSHIQQISIFLSVGARYFPGKLLQTAPSRDHEGGSKVEVIDLDNAPRSVAEIFSQARKRDTDYLKSGIDTRNADFNQLIRQIETVAIRTRAPILITGPTGAGKSRLGSRIYELKRKRQDVKGAFVEVNCATLRGDNAMSALFGHRKGAFTGAVEKRDGLLKEADGGVLFLDEIGELPLDEQAMLLRAIEDKRFFPLGADKEENSDFQLIAGTNRDLRQDVIDGRFREDLFSRINLWTYRLPGLAERHEDIEPNLDYELQRFERENGIRVRFSQEGRKRYLKFACSPSALWKGNFRDLNASVTRMATLAEAGEIDVALVEAEMERLGYLWGMELRSASQQLETNLLDNLLSPEQLEEMDHLDQVQLEAVVRACRDSSSAAEAGRRLFAASRLKKRRLNDSQRVAAILDKYGLHFDQIKNAW, from the coding sequence GTGGCGATCAAGAAACGTAAATATAAAGTGGTATTTGGCTTTTTAGGCTCCACTATGGACGCCGTGTCCCGTCGCAGGGGGAAGTATGAAAAGCGTTGGCAACGTTGGCGGCCCACTGTGTCCATTGCGCAACATCCAGAAGCGTTTCCTGTCGATCGGTTAGTGTTGCTATATAACCCCCAGGATCGCGAGCTGGCGGACGAAGTCGTTGGCGATATTGGCGACGTGGCGCCCAAACTACAGGTGGATCTGCAGCAATTGGATTTCGATGCGCCCTGGGACCTGCATCAGGTGTTTCCCAAACTGTATCAGTTTATTGACGGCTACCCCTTTGATACGGAGAAGGAGGAGTACTTCTTTCATATCACCACCGGTTCCCATATTCAGCAGATATCCATCTTTTTATCCGTGGGCGCCCGCTATTTTCCCGGCAAGTTGCTACAAACCGCGCCAAGCCGGGATCACGAAGGCGGCAGCAAGGTGGAAGTGATTGATCTGGATAATGCGCCGCGCTCGGTGGCGGAAATCTTCAGTCAGGCGCGCAAACGCGACACCGATTATTTGAAGTCCGGTATCGATACCCGTAATGCGGATTTCAACCAGTTGATAAGGCAGATTGAGACCGTAGCGATTCGCACCCGTGCGCCGATTTTGATTACAGGGCCGACCGGCGCCGGTAAGTCCAGATTGGGCTCTCGGATCTATGAACTTAAGCGCAAGCGCCAGGATGTGAAAGGCGCCTTTGTTGAAGTGAACTGCGCCACGTTGCGCGGCGATAACGCCATGTCCGCGTTGTTTGGGCACCGTAAGGGCGCTTTCACCGGCGCGGTCGAGAAGCGGGACGGTTTGTTGAAGGAAGCCGATGGCGGCGTGCTGTTTCTTGATGAGATTGGTGAGCTGCCTCTGGATGAGCAAGCGATGTTATTGCGCGCTATAGAGGATAAGCGCTTTTTCCCGCTGGGAGCGGATAAAGAAGAAAACAGCGACTTTCAACTCATCGCCGGCACTAACAGAGACTTGCGTCAGGATGTCATCGACGGGCGCTTCCGGGAAGACTTGTTCTCACGCATCAACCTGTGGACATACCGATTGCCGGGGCTGGCGGAACGACATGAAGATATCGAGCCTAATCTGGACTACGAGCTGCAACGCTTTGAGCGTGAAAACGGGATTCGCGTGCGCTTCAGTCAGGAAGGCCGCAAACGCTATCTCAAGTTCGCTTGTTCTCCCAGCGCATTGTGGAAAGGCAACTTTCGCGACCTCAACGCCAGCGTCACCCGCATGGCGACATTGGCGGAGGCCGGAGAGATTGATGTGGCCTTGGTGGAGGCGGAGATGGAGCGTTTAGGGTATCTCTGGGGAATGGAGCTGCGCTCCGCAAGTCAGCAATTAGAGACCAACCTGTTGGATAATCTGCTGTCGCCGGAGCAACTGGAAGAAATGGATCATTTGGATCAGGTGCAACTGGAAGCCGTGGTGCGCGCCTGTCGGGACAGTAGCTCGGCTGCGGAGGCCGGCCGTCGCCTGTTTGCGGCCTCGCGTCTGAAGAAACGGCGTTTGAATGACAGTCAGCGCGTTGCGGCGATACTGGACAAATATGGCCTGCATTTCGACCAGATAAAAAACGCTTGGTAG